Proteins from a single region of Streptomyces glaucescens:
- a CDS encoding type II toxin-antitoxin system RelE family toxin: MTTDDERPASYTLKRSMHHRAPPCGNAVPKVSIQHLSSTVRGHPAHPARHNPLNSTALESQPERRRLRVGDYRVVYTSDGGELVAWALHVGHRSTVHDT, encoded by the coding sequence ATGACGACAGATGACGAGAGGCCGGCTAGCTACACGTTGAAGCGGAGCATGCATCACAGGGCTCCCCCCTGCGGAAACGCGGTACCGAAGGTGTCCATCCAGCACCTGTCCAGCACGGTGAGAGGTCATCCAGCACATCCAGCACGACACAACCCGCTCAACAGCACCGCGCTCGAGTCACAGCCAGAACGCCGTCGACTGCGGGTCGGCGACTACCGAGTCGTCTACACGAGCGACGGCGGGGAGCTCGTAGCGTGGGCCCTCCATGTCGGGCATCGCTCCACCGTGCACGACACCTGA
- a CDS encoding type II toxin-antitoxin system VapB family antitoxin: MARTVIDLDEEIVEQAMRLYGVKTKAAAVRAAMEEGVKLRLRRELFDAMDDGEFEDVFAEIRSQTGPRNPDGTLKREGGASAA; the protein is encoded by the coding sequence ATGGCCAGGACTGTGATCGATCTCGACGAGGAGATCGTCGAGCAGGCGATGCGGCTGTACGGCGTGAAGACCAAGGCCGCCGCAGTGCGGGCGGCCATGGAGGAGGGGGTGAAGCTGCGGCTGCGCCGGGAGCTGTTCGACGCCATGGATGACGGCGAGTTCGAGGACGTTTTCGCGGAAATCCGTTCGCAGACGGGGCCGCGGAATCCGGACGGCACCCTGAAGCGCGAAGGCGGGGCCTCGGCGGCGTGA
- a CDS encoding PIN domain nuclease, producing the protein MKGRYLVDKSALARRVRPAVRARLDALDRDGLLAVCAPTEYEVLYSARGKPEALRLRTLLRGLDYLPCNDEEFERALEIQALALNAGFHRALSLADVLIAATAERHRATVLHYDGDFDMIASVSGLQAEWVVEPGTAD; encoded by the coding sequence GTGAAGGGGCGCTACCTCGTCGACAAGTCCGCGCTGGCCCGCCGGGTCAGACCGGCGGTGCGGGCGCGGCTGGACGCGCTGGACCGCGATGGGCTCCTGGCGGTGTGCGCTCCGACCGAGTACGAGGTTCTGTACTCGGCGCGCGGTAAGCCCGAGGCGCTGCGACTGCGCACCCTGCTACGCGGTCTCGACTACCTGCCCTGCAACGACGAAGAGTTCGAGCGGGCGCTCGAGATCCAGGCCCTGGCCCTGAACGCCGGCTTTCACCGGGCGCTGTCGCTGGCCGACGTCCTCATCGCGGCAACCGCCGAGCGGCATCGAGCCACGGTCCTGCACTACGACGGCGACTTCGACATGATCGCTTCGGTGAGCGGTCTGCAAGCCGAGTGGGTCGTGGAGCCGGGCACCGCCGACTGA
- a CDS encoding SDR family NAD(P)-dependent oxidoreductase, whose protein sequence is MSKVWLITGATSGFGRAITEAALAAGDVVVGAARRTEALEGLVAAHPERMEALRLDVTDIGAAEAAVRDVVDRHGRIDVLVNNAGRTHVGAFEETTDDELRALFDLHVFGPAALTRAVLPFMRERRSGAIVQMSSVGGQLSFAGFAAYSGTKFALEGMSEALADEVAEFGIKVLVVEPGAFRTSLFEGNRAGFSQDGGAYPKVTQTRAYVAGGDGTQAGDPAKAAALILAALEAEETPLRLPLGDDAVTAVLDHLDQVRGEVTGWEKRTRHTGFDA, encoded by the coding sequence ATGAGCAAGGTCTGGCTGATCACGGGGGCGACCAGCGGTTTCGGGCGGGCGATCACCGAGGCGGCGCTGGCCGCCGGGGACGTGGTGGTGGGAGCCGCCCGGCGTACGGAGGCGCTGGAGGGGCTGGTGGCCGCGCACCCGGAGCGGATGGAGGCGCTGCGGCTGGACGTGACCGACATCGGCGCGGCCGAGGCGGCGGTGCGGGACGTGGTGGACCGGCACGGGCGGATCGACGTCCTGGTCAACAACGCGGGCCGGACGCACGTCGGCGCGTTCGAGGAGACCACGGACGACGAACTGCGGGCCCTGTTCGATCTGCACGTCTTCGGGCCGGCGGCCCTGACCCGGGCGGTGCTGCCGTTCATGCGGGAGCGGCGGTCGGGTGCGATCGTGCAGATGAGCAGCGTGGGCGGGCAGTTGTCGTTCGCGGGGTTCGCGGCGTACTCGGGGACGAAGTTCGCCCTGGAGGGGATGTCCGAGGCGCTCGCCGACGAGGTGGCCGAGTTCGGCATCAAGGTGCTCGTCGTCGAGCCGGGGGCCTTCCGCACCTCGCTGTTCGAGGGCAACCGCGCGGGCTTCAGCCAGGACGGCGGGGCCTATCCGAAGGTCACGCAGACCCGTGCGTACGTCGCCGGGGGCGACGGCACCCAGGCCGGTGACCCGGCGAAGGCGGCGGCGCTGATCCTGGCCGCCCTGGAGGCGGAGGAGACGCCGCTGCGTCTGCCGCTCGGCGATGACGCGGTCACGGCCGTCCTCGACCACCTGGACCAGGTGCGCGGGGAGGTCACCGGGTGGGAGAAGCGCACCCGGCACACCGGGTTCGACGCCTGA
- a CDS encoding S8 family peptidase, whose product MAVMRTPHRTTRRRLAAIAVASTAALAAGLVSALPAGAAQAAAEGRIQYEDAANAVPGSYIVTLKPGEARSGSAEGRALARKYGATIERTYTKALNGYAIEASETEAERLAADPAVASVVQNRTLSIDATQPSPPSWGLDRIDQRALPLNNSYTYPDSAGQGVTAYVIDTGVRITHSDFGGRAFNGYDAIDNDNVAQDGHGHGTHVAGTVAGSAYGVAKKARIVGVRVLNNSGSGTTAQVVAGIDWVARNAVKPAVANMSLGGGADTAIDTAVRNAIASGVTFAVAAGNESTNASTRSPARVTEAITVGATTSSDARASYSNYGTVLDLFAPGSSITSAWNTGDTATNTISGTSMATPHVAGAAALYLADNPTATPAQVSSALTTAATPDVVTNPGTGSPNRLLYVGGGGTTPPGPRFENTSDYPISDNATVESPITVSGVSGNAPATLAVQVGIVHTYIGDLQVQLIAPDGTAYTLKGYGTGGSSDNINTTYSVNASSEAANGTWKLRVSDNASYDTGRIDTWALQF is encoded by the coding sequence ATGGCAGTGATGCGTACTCCCCACCGCACCACCCGGCGAAGACTGGCCGCGATCGCCGTCGCGAGCACCGCGGCGCTCGCCGCGGGCCTGGTCTCCGCGCTGCCCGCCGGCGCCGCGCAGGCTGCCGCCGAAGGCCGCATCCAGTACGAGGACGCGGCCAACGCCGTGCCCGGCAGCTACATCGTGACCCTCAAGCCCGGCGAGGCCCGCTCCGGCTCCGCCGAGGGGCGCGCCCTGGCCAGGAAGTACGGCGCCACCATCGAGCGCACCTACACCAAGGCCCTCAACGGCTACGCCATCGAGGCCTCCGAGACCGAGGCCGAGCGGCTCGCCGCCGACCCGGCCGTCGCCTCCGTCGTGCAGAACCGCACCCTCAGCATCGACGCCACCCAGCCCAGCCCGCCCTCCTGGGGCCTGGACCGCATCGACCAGCGCGCCCTCCCGCTGAACAACTCCTACACCTACCCGGACTCCGCCGGGCAGGGCGTGACGGCGTACGTCATCGACACCGGTGTCCGCATCACCCACAGCGACTTCGGGGGCCGCGCCTTCAACGGCTACGACGCCATCGACAACGACAACGTCGCCCAGGACGGCCACGGCCACGGCACGCACGTCGCCGGCACGGTCGCGGGCAGCGCGTACGGCGTCGCCAAGAAGGCGAGGATCGTCGGCGTCCGGGTGCTGAACAACTCCGGTTCCGGCACGACGGCCCAGGTCGTCGCCGGTATCGACTGGGTCGCCAGGAACGCGGTCAAGCCGGCCGTGGCCAACATGTCCCTCGGCGGCGGGGCGGACACCGCGATCGACACCGCCGTACGCAACGCGATCGCCTCCGGCGTCACCTTCGCCGTCGCCGCGGGCAACGAGAGCACCAACGCCTCCACCCGCTCGCCCGCCCGGGTCACCGAGGCGATCACGGTTGGCGCCACCACCTCCTCCGACGCCCGCGCCAGCTACTCCAACTACGGCACGGTCCTCGACCTGTTCGCCCCGGGCTCCTCCATCACCTCCGCCTGGAACACCGGCGACACCGCCACCAACACCATCTCCGGCACATCGATGGCGACCCCCCACGTCGCCGGAGCGGCGGCGCTCTACCTGGCCGACAACCCGACGGCCACGCCCGCCCAGGTGTCCTCGGCACTGACCACCGCGGCGACCCCCGACGTGGTCACCAACCCGGGCACCGGCTCGCCCAACCGGCTGCTGTACGTCGGCGGCGGCGGCACGACCCCGCCCGGACCGAGGTTCGAGAACACCTCCGACTACCCGATCAGCGACAACGCCACCGTGGAGTCCCCGATCACGGTCTCCGGCGTCTCCGGCAACGCGCCCGCCACGCTGGCCGTCCAGGTCGGCATCGTCCACACCTACATCGGCGACCTCCAGGTCCAGCTGATCGCCCCCGACGGCACCGCCTACACCCTCAAGGGCTACGGCACCGGCGGCAGCTCGGACAACATCAACACCACCTACTCGGTCAACGCCTCCTCGGAGGCCGCCAACGGCACCTGGAAGCTCCGGGTGAGCGACAACGCGTCCTACGACACCGGGCGGATCGACACCTGGGCCCTCCAGTTCTGA
- a CDS encoding serpin family protein, producing the protein MRVTNTTIRAVNALTARWARTVRGATVFSAPGVWPLLALLADGAGGAARAELADAVGLPAARSAAAARELLAGLAALPGAGAAVGLWTARTLELREAWRAGLPGAAHGVLSGDAEADRAALDAWAAERTGGLVPGMPVPLAERPELVLAGALALRTRWLRPFEEYALCPEDGPWAERVLAGLWRRGEVLDRVGVADTAHGCVTELKVLGGGALDVHLLLGEQHMTPGRVLAAGVDVLARRCPVVPGPALPYGDAGPGLSVVRELSERPRPPVLEVTVPAYAVCASHDLLQRHALFGLTTARDDTAGHFPGVSARPLAVGSAGQAVTARFAALGFEAAAVTALGAVAGGMPRLRWRVTTVEARYDRPFGFLAVHRHTRLVLAAGWVTDPEPFREDEDDH; encoded by the coding sequence ATGCGGGTCACGAACACGACGATCCGGGCGGTCAACGCGCTGACGGCGCGCTGGGCGCGGACGGTCCGAGGCGCCACCGTGTTCTCGGCGCCCGGGGTGTGGCCGCTGCTCGCCCTGCTCGCGGACGGCGCCGGGGGCGCGGCCCGGGCCGAACTGGCGGACGCCGTGGGGCTGCCCGCCGCGCGGTCGGCGGCGGCGGCCCGGGAACTGCTGGCCGGGCTCGCGGCACTGCCCGGTGCCGGGGCGGCGGTGGGCCTGTGGACGGCGCGCACGCTGGAGCTGCGCGAGGCGTGGCGGGCGGGGCTGCCCGGCGCGGCGCACGGGGTGCTGAGCGGGGACGCCGAGGCCGACCGGGCCGCCCTCGACGCCTGGGCGGCCGAGCGGACCGGGGGCCTGGTGCCGGGCATGCCGGTGCCGCTGGCGGAGCGGCCCGAGCTGGTGCTGGCCGGCGCCCTGGCCCTGCGCACCCGGTGGCTGCGGCCGTTCGAGGAGTACGCGCTGTGCCCGGAGGACGGGCCGTGGGCCGAGCGGGTCCTGGCCGGGCTGTGGCGGCGCGGCGAGGTGCTGGACCGCGTCGGTGTCGCGGACACCGCGCACGGCTGCGTCACCGAGCTGAAGGTGCTGGGCGGCGGCGCCCTCGACGTCCATCTGCTGCTCGGTGAGCAGCACATGACGCCCGGCCGGGTGCTGGCGGCCGGCGTGGACGTGCTCGCCCGGCGCTGTCCGGTCGTGCCCGGGCCCGCCCTGCCGTACGGGGACGCGGGGCCGGGACTGTCCGTCGTCCGGGAGCTGTCGGAGCGGCCGCGGCCGCCGGTGCTGGAGGTGACCGTTCCGGCGTACGCCGTCTGCGCGAGCCACGATCTCCTCCAGCGGCACGCCCTGTTCGGGCTCACCACCGCGCGGGACGACACGGCCGGCCACTTCCCCGGCGTGAGCGCCCGCCCGCTCGCGGTCGGCTCCGCCGGACAGGCCGTCACGGCCCGGTTCGCAGCGCTGGGCTTCGAGGCAGCGGCGGTGACGGCGCTCGGCGCGGTCGCCGGTGGGATGCCGCGGCTGCGCTGGCGGGTCACCACCGTCGAGGCCCGCTACGACCGCCCGTTCGGCTTCCTCGCCGTGCACCGGCACACGCGGCTCGTCCTCGCGGCGGGCTGGGTCACGGACCCGGAGCCCTTCCGCGAGGACGAGGACGATCACTGA
- a CDS encoding DUF4190 domain-containing protein codes for MSTPPPPGPDRPQGPGQYPAPQPPGPYQPGPYQPGPYQPGPYQGPYGPAPHGAWSPYPYQPEPPVNGLAIAALVLGVLCFLPAVGLVLGVVALRQIGKKGERGKGMAIAGSVLSSAGLALWAVAVPTGVAADFWEGFKEGAAEETLSVHKGQCFDAPGGSLEGVTYDLDIVPCGGEHDGEVFATVTVPDGSFPGDARLSTVAEDRCYTLQSDYALDAWAVPEHVDLYYLTPTEQSWRLGDREITCVFGHTDGKGTLTGSLRNDATTLDADQLAYLESVRDLDAVLEGEPEEYAEDDLDANTEWAAEVRDGVAAQAGALRGHTWPAGAEQPVAALLKELDTARGHWAKAASASDADTFYEHYDAGYAFYDGARTIDVREALGLDTSPPDYDYEDDGDTGSGGHGDTGLDV; via the coding sequence GTGTCCACACCGCCGCCTCCCGGGCCCGACCGGCCCCAGGGCCCCGGCCAGTACCCCGCTCCCCAGCCGCCCGGGCCGTACCAGCCGGGTCCCTACCAGCCGGGCCCCTACCAGCCGGGGCCGTACCAGGGCCCGTACGGGCCCGCGCCCCACGGCGCCTGGAGCCCGTACCCCTACCAGCCGGAACCCCCGGTCAACGGCCTCGCCATCGCCGCGCTCGTCCTGGGCGTGCTGTGCTTCCTGCCGGCCGTCGGGCTGGTGCTGGGAGTGGTGGCGCTGCGGCAGATCGGGAAGAAGGGCGAGCGCGGCAAGGGCATGGCGATCGCCGGTTCCGTGCTGTCGTCGGCCGGACTGGCGCTGTGGGCGGTGGCCGTGCCCACCGGCGTGGCCGCCGACTTCTGGGAGGGGTTCAAGGAGGGCGCCGCCGAGGAGACCCTCTCCGTGCACAAGGGCCAGTGCTTCGACGCGCCCGGCGGCTCCCTGGAGGGCGTGACGTACGACCTCGACATCGTCCCCTGCGGCGGTGAGCACGACGGCGAGGTGTTCGCCACGGTCACCGTGCCGGACGGCTCCTTCCCCGGGGACGCCCGCCTGTCGACGGTGGCCGAGGACCGGTGCTACACGCTCCAGAGCGACTACGCCCTGGACGCCTGGGCCGTGCCCGAGCACGTCGACCTCTACTACCTCACCCCGACCGAGCAGAGCTGGCGGCTCGGCGACCGCGAGATCACCTGCGTCTTCGGCCACACGGACGGGAAGGGCACCCTCACCGGGTCCCTGCGCAACGACGCGACCACGCTCGACGCCGACCAGCTCGCCTACCTGGAGTCGGTGCGCGACCTCGACGCCGTGCTGGAGGGCGAGCCCGAGGAGTACGCCGAGGACGACCTCGACGCCAACACCGAGTGGGCCGCCGAGGTCCGCGACGGGGTCGCCGCCCAGGCCGGGGCACTGCGCGGCCACACCTGGCCCGCCGGTGCCGAGCAGCCCGTGGCCGCCCTGCTGAAGGAACTGGACACGGCCCGCGGCCACTGGGCGAAGGCGGCCTCCGCGAGCGACGCGGACACCTTCTACGAGCACTACGACGCCGGGTACGCGTTCTACGACGGGGCCCGGACGATCGACGTGCGCGAGGCGCTGGGCCTGGACACCAGCCCGCCGGACTACGACTACGAGGACGACGGCGACACGGGGAGCGGCGGCCACGGCGACACCGGCCTCGACGTGTAA
- a CDS encoding GntR family transcriptional regulator → MTFGEQPAYLRVAGDLRKKIVDGLLPPHTRLPSQARIREEYGVSDTVALEARKVLMAEGLVEGRSGSGTYVRERPVPRRIARSGFRPADTPTPFRQEQADTTARGTWESGSEQAEASVPVAERLGLKPGDRVMRTRYLYREGGEPMMLSTSWEPLAVTGRTPVMLPEEGPLGGMGVVERMAAIDVVVDNVTEEVGARPGLAEELHALGGVPGHVVLVVQRTFYASGRPVETADVVIPADRYRVAYHLPVK, encoded by the coding sequence GTGACATTCGGTGAGCAGCCGGCGTACCTGCGTGTCGCGGGTGATCTCCGCAAGAAGATCGTCGACGGTCTGCTGCCACCGCACACCCGGCTGCCGTCCCAGGCCCGCATCCGCGAGGAGTACGGGGTCTCCGACACGGTGGCGCTGGAGGCCCGCAAGGTCCTGATGGCCGAGGGGCTGGTCGAGGGGCGCTCCGGGTCCGGCACCTATGTGCGGGAGCGGCCCGTGCCCCGGCGCATCGCCCGCTCCGGGTTCCGCCCCGCCGACACCCCCACCCCCTTCCGCCAGGAGCAGGCCGACACCACGGCGCGCGGCACCTGGGAGTCCGGCAGCGAGCAGGCGGAGGCGAGCGTGCCCGTCGCGGAGCGGCTGGGCCTCAAGCCCGGCGACCGTGTGATGCGCACCAGGTACCTCTACCGCGAGGGCGGGGAGCCGATGATGCTCTCCACCTCCTGGGAGCCCCTGGCCGTCACCGGCCGGACCCCCGTGATGCTGCCCGAGGAGGGACCGCTCGGCGGCATGGGCGTCGTCGAGCGCATGGCCGCCATCGACGTGGTCGTGGACAACGTCACCGAGGAGGTCGGTGCCCGCCCCGGCCTCGCCGAGGAACTGCACGCCCTCGGCGGCGTCCCTGGCCACGTCGTGCTCGTCGTCCAGCGCACCTTCTACGCCTCCGGCCGGCCCGTGGAGACCGCCGACGTGGTCATCCCGGCGGACCGCTACCGCGTGGCCTACCACCTGCCGGTCAAGTAA
- a CDS encoding SPOR domain-containing protein encodes MNDSTVTLPWLVIRQDDNGNRYRVGRYATRAEAQKIADSLDSRGHKQLYWVQRIDQNGPGGEDPLG; translated from the coding sequence ATGAACGACAGCACGGTCACTCTTCCCTGGCTCGTCATACGCCAGGACGACAACGGCAATCGCTACCGCGTCGGCCGGTACGCGACCCGCGCCGAGGCCCAGAAGATCGCGGACAGCCTCGACAGCCGCGGACACAAGCAGCTCTACTGGGTCCAGCGGATCGACCAGAACGGCCCGGGCGGGGAGGACCCCCTCGGCTGA
- a CDS encoding (deoxy)nucleoside triphosphate pyrophosphohydrolase: MTQRTVVVGAALLDDGRLLAARRSAPPELAGRWELPGGKVEPGESPDAALVRELREELGVESEAVERVPGEWPLRNPYVLHVWTARLRPGSAAPKALQDHDALRWLTPAEMWDVDWLDQDVPAVREIAARLAAG, translated from the coding sequence ATGACGCAACGCACCGTGGTGGTCGGAGCCGCCCTGCTCGACGACGGCCGCCTGCTCGCCGCGCGCCGCAGTGCGCCCCCGGAGCTGGCCGGCCGGTGGGAGCTGCCCGGCGGCAAGGTGGAACCCGGCGAGTCCCCCGACGCCGCCCTCGTGCGCGAGCTGCGCGAGGAGCTGGGCGTCGAGAGCGAGGCCGTCGAACGGGTGCCGGGGGAGTGGCCCCTGAGGAATCCGTACGTCCTGCACGTCTGGACCGCTCGGCTGCGCCCCGGCTCCGCCGCCCCGAAGGCACTCCAGGACCATGACGCGCTGCGCTGGCTGACCCCGGCCGAGATGTGGGACGTCGACTGGCTGGACCAGGACGTCCCGGCGGTGCGGGAGATCGCCGCCCGCCTCGCCGCGGGCTAG
- a CDS encoding ATP-binding protein: protein MIGVLDTEGDRAEWTFPADPGAVRTARAAVRGQLHHWGLDSLGDLAVLLVSELVTNSLRHATGPIGVRLVRPAGPPAVLLVEVSDPLPDLPLERAARPDDESGRGLQLVASASRRWGSRSGGTGKTVWFELAVPA, encoded by the coding sequence GTGATCGGCGTGCTCGACACCGAAGGCGACCGCGCCGAGTGGACCTTCCCCGCGGACCCGGGAGCCGTGCGCACCGCCCGGGCCGCCGTCCGCGGCCAGCTCCACCACTGGGGCCTGGACAGCCTCGGTGACCTCGCGGTCCTCCTGGTCAGCGAACTCGTCACCAACTCCCTGCGGCACGCCACCGGCCCGATCGGCGTGCGCCTGGTGCGTCCCGCCGGGCCGCCCGCCGTGCTGCTGGTGGAGGTCTCCGACCCCCTCCCGGACCTGCCGCTGGAGCGCGCCGCCCGCCCCGATGACGAGAGTGGCCGCGGACTGCAACTCGTCGCCTCCGCCTCGCGCCGCTGGGGCAGCCGCTCGGGCGGCACCGGAAAGACGGTCTGGTTCGAGCTGGCGGTGCCGGCCTGA
- a CDS encoding SpoIIE family protein phosphatase, protein MSEIPAKATESEDPSDGARAGAAGAADGSAQLPPAGALWQSSPPGSIYDYIKVASFSIGPDGLVDQWSLRAEQLFGIPADRAVGMDPIAAFVDPDLRERGQRKMSEILDGREWTGVVPFRTPDPDGGRGTDGLAEVYVMPTRTEDGEKAAVCIVVDVRVLRSIETDLAASQAIFGQSPFGFLLIDTDLRVRRANQRFASIFGGTPDDHRGKGVHDYLPRAEADRVSATLRRVLETGDSITDMHVTGFVPGSDERRHWSVNLYRVHSGSGRPIGVAWLGTDITSRRAAAREAAAARRNLALLNEAGARIGNSLDLETTARELLDVVVPGFCDLATVDLYQGLLVGDETPPGLPDGSAELRRVAFASAVSDAPFAGTGRPVKVGAVHHYPFNSPCADALRTARPRLVPPEEGGLVQSTLAVPMVAHDTVVGLAQFSRAKGSEPFGDRDRDLAVELAARAAVCIDNARLYRREHERALILQRSLLPPGDPVAAGLDIACRYLPGNASTGRPSEVGGDWFDVIELPGHRTALVVGDVMGRGLRAAVAMGELRTAVRTLAQLDLEPAEVLSQLDEIARGLGTPGGIQQATRAARRPREADLSEVYLATCVYAVYDSVTRRCTFANAGHLPPVLVEPGEPALMLDVPPGLPLGVGGEPFEEVEVELPEGALLALYTDGLVESRDHPLDEGLQAFVGALTDPASPLEDVCDDVLDTLDTHHGEDDIALLMARVQGLPAESVGDWTLPREPRSVGRAREYARGQLLSWDLEPLVDTAELLVSELVTNALRYGEGEIRLRLLLDRTLVCEVWDSGLVQPRRRRARDTDEGGRGLQLVGLLSAAWGSRRTHRGKTVWFELPLPDGENGVADPAEALLSLF, encoded by the coding sequence GTGAGCGAGATACCAGCGAAGGCCACGGAGTCCGAGGACCCGTCGGACGGCGCGAGGGCGGGGGCCGCGGGTGCCGCGGACGGTTCCGCACAGCTGCCGCCCGCCGGAGCCCTGTGGCAGAGCAGTCCGCCCGGCTCGATCTACGACTACATCAAGGTCGCCTCCTTCTCCATCGGCCCGGACGGGCTGGTGGACCAGTGGAGCCTGCGCGCCGAGCAGCTGTTCGGCATCCCGGCCGACCGGGCCGTCGGCATGGACCCCATCGCGGCGTTCGTCGACCCCGACCTGCGCGAGCGCGGCCAGCGCAAGATGTCCGAGATCCTGGACGGGCGGGAGTGGACCGGCGTCGTCCCCTTCCGCACCCCGGACCCGGACGGCGGGCGCGGCACGGACGGGCTCGCCGAGGTCTATGTGATGCCCACCCGGACCGAGGACGGCGAGAAGGCCGCGGTCTGCATCGTCGTGGACGTCCGGGTGCTGCGCAGCATCGAGACGGATCTCGCCGCCTCGCAGGCGATTTTCGGTCAATCACCGTTCGGGTTCCTGCTGATCGACACCGATCTGCGAGTGCGCCGCGCCAACCAGCGATTCGCCTCGATCTTCGGCGGCACACCCGACGACCACCGCGGCAAGGGCGTCCACGACTATCTGCCGCGCGCCGAGGCCGACCGGGTCTCCGCCACCCTGCGCCGCGTCCTGGAGACCGGTGACTCCATCACGGACATGCACGTCACGGGCTTCGTGCCCGGCTCCGACGAGCGACGGCACTGGTCGGTCAACCTCTACCGGGTGCACAGCGGAAGCGGCCGGCCCATCGGCGTCGCCTGGCTGGGAACCGACATCACCTCCCGCCGGGCCGCGGCCCGGGAGGCCGCCGCCGCACGGCGCAATCTCGCCCTGCTCAACGAGGCCGGCGCCCGCATAGGGAACTCCCTCGACCTGGAGACCACCGCCCGGGAACTCCTCGACGTCGTCGTCCCCGGCTTCTGCGACCTGGCGACCGTCGACCTCTACCAGGGCCTGCTCGTCGGCGACGAGACCCCGCCCGGCCTGCCCGACGGCAGCGCCGAACTGCGCCGGGTCGCCTTCGCCAGCGCCGTGTCCGACGCCCCCTTCGCCGGCACCGGCCGGCCGGTCAAGGTCGGCGCGGTCCACCACTATCCGTTCAACTCGCCCTGCGCGGACGCCCTGCGCACCGCCCGCCCGCGGCTCGTCCCCCCGGAGGAGGGCGGGCTCGTGCAGTCCACCCTCGCGGTGCCCATGGTCGCCCACGACACCGTCGTGGGACTCGCCCAGTTCTCCCGGGCGAAGGGCAGCGAGCCGTTCGGCGACCGGGACCGCGACCTCGCCGTGGAGCTGGCCGCACGCGCCGCCGTCTGCATCGACAACGCCCGCCTCTACCGGCGCGAGCACGAACGCGCGCTGATCCTTCAGCGGTCCCTGCTCCCGCCCGGCGACCCGGTCGCGGCGGGCCTCGACATCGCCTGCCGCTACCTGCCCGGCAACGCCTCCACCGGACGGCCCAGCGAGGTCGGCGGCGACTGGTTCGACGTCATCGAACTGCCCGGCCACCGCACCGCGCTGGTCGTCGGCGACGTGATGGGGCGCGGTCTGCGCGCGGCGGTCGCCATGGGCGAACTGCGCACCGCCGTACGGACCCTGGCCCAGCTCGACCTGGAACCGGCGGAGGTCCTCTCCCAGTTGGACGAGATCGCGCGCGGCCTCGGCACGCCCGGGGGCATCCAGCAGGCCACCCGCGCCGCCCGCCGCCCCCGCGAGGCCGACCTGTCCGAGGTGTACCTCGCGACCTGCGTGTACGCGGTGTACGACAGTGTCACCCGGCGCTGCACCTTCGCCAACGCCGGTCACCTCCCGCCGGTTCTGGTCGAACCCGGCGAGCCGGCGCTGATGCTGGACGTGCCGCCGGGACTGCCGCTCGGCGTGGGCGGGGAGCCGTTCGAGGAGGTGGAGGTCGAACTGCCCGAGGGCGCGCTGCTCGCCCTCTACACGGACGGCCTGGTCGAGTCCCGCGACCACCCCCTGGACGAGGGGCTGCAGGCGTTCGTGGGCGCGCTCACCGACCCGGCCAGCCCGCTGGAGGACGTCTGCGACGACGTCCTCGACACCCTGGACACCCACCACGGCGAGGACGACATCGCCCTGCTGATGGCCCGCGTCCAGGGCCTGCCCGCCGAGTCCGTCGGCGACTGGACGCTGCCGCGCGAGCCGCGCAGCGTGGGCCGGGCCCGTGAGTACGCCCGCGGCCAACTGCTCTCCTGGGACCTGGAGCCGCTGGTCGACACCGCGGAGCTCCTGGTCAGCGAACTGGTCACCAACGCCCTGCGCTACGGCGAGGGCGAGATCAGGCTCCGGCTCCTGCTGGACCGCACCCTGGTCTGCGAGGTGTGGGACTCCGGCCTGGTCCAGCCGCGCCGCCGCCGGGCCCGCGACACCGACGAGGGCGGCCGGGGCCTCCAGCTCGTCGGCCTGCTCTCCGCCGCCTGGGGCTCCCGCCGCACCCACCGGGGCAAGACGGTCTGGTTCGAACTGCCCCTGCCGGACGGCGAGAACGGCGTGGCGGACCCGGCGGAGGCACTGCTGAGCCTGTTCTAG